One segment of Allorhodopirellula heiligendammensis DNA contains the following:
- a CDS encoding nucleoside hydrolase, giving the protein MVFSTIITPSAILIGAILAITVRADDSLQRPVPFIFDTDIGNDCDDVLAMGVIHALQSRGECKLLAVTTTKDHELAAPFVDAINTFYGRGDIPIGVCRSGVTPGAGRFNILAAERDDNDFRYPHDLVSGQEAPAAVAVLRKALASQQDGSVVIAQVGFSTNLANLLASSPDEHSDLDGKSLVKKKVRLLSIMAGAFTTDHREYNIVKDIPAAKIIASQWPTPILWSGYEVGLALPYPHASIELDYAYAPHHPLAEAYVLYNPPPHDRPTWDLTSVLQAVRPDHGYFDLSAPGRVSVADDGRTTFSEEDNGRDRYLIIGDHQKSRAIEALVQLSSQPPTQQ; this is encoded by the coding sequence ATGGTTTTTTCGACAATTATCACGCCTTCCGCGATCCTAATAGGAGCGATACTGGCAATCACTGTTCGCGCCGACGATTCGCTCCAGCGTCCTGTGCCGTTCATCTTCGATACCGATATCGGAAACGACTGCGACGATGTCCTGGCGATGGGGGTGATCCATGCGTTGCAGTCACGCGGCGAGTGCAAGCTACTCGCCGTGACGACGACAAAGGACCATGAGCTGGCGGCTCCTTTCGTTGACGCCATCAATACTTTTTATGGACGCGGCGACATTCCAATTGGTGTCTGCCGCAGCGGAGTGACACCTGGCGCAGGTCGGTTCAATATTCTCGCCGCCGAACGTGATGACAATGACTTCCGCTATCCGCACGACTTGGTTTCTGGCCAAGAGGCACCCGCTGCTGTCGCCGTGCTGCGCAAAGCGTTGGCTTCCCAACAGGACGGTTCGGTGGTGATTGCGCAGGTGGGTTTCTCAACCAATCTGGCAAACCTGCTCGCATCATCTCCTGACGAACACAGCGACCTCGATGGGAAATCATTAGTCAAGAAAAAGGTGCGGCTGCTATCGATCATGGCGGGAGCGTTTACCACCGACCACCGGGAATACAATATCGTGAAAGATATTCCCGCCGCAAAGATAATTGCTTCGCAGTGGCCTACGCCGATTCTGTGGAGCGGATACGAGGTTGGGCTGGCCCTGCCATACCCGCACGCCAGCATCGAGCTGGATTACGCCTACGCGCCGCATCATCCGCTCGCCGAAGCATACGTTCTGTACAATCCGCCGCCACATGATCGCCCAACATGGGATTTGACATCGGTGCTGCAGGCAGTTCGGCCCGACCATGGCTATTTCGATTTGTCCGCTCCAGGCCGAGTCTCAGTGGCTGACGATGGCCGGACTACCTTTTCCGAAGAGGACAATGGACGCGACCGATACTTGATCATCGGCGACCACCAAAAATCTCGCGCCATCGAGGCGTTGGTTCAATTGTCAAGTCAGCCTCCAACGCAACAATGA
- the rbsK gene encoding ribokinase, with product MTVRTPKLVVLGSINMDLVVRCTAIPTPGQTVMASSSNEFCGGKGANQAVAASMVNAQVDMIGCVGSDAFADRLIENLRQHRVGTEHIERSGEASSGLAVIAVDDRGQNSIMVVAGANACITRDQVENARALIASSDVLLVQLEIPIEAVLTGIQIAKEEGVRVILDPAPALTHCPAELFQVDLICPNESEAAAMVGHAVDTYETAISAAHTLQSRGALHVAVTMGDKGTILLTGSDHHVVPAFDINAVDSTAAGDAFAGALAVHWSEHGCLVDAVRFANAAGALAASRRGAQSSMASYHEIETLWRTKK from the coding sequence ATGACCGTACGAACGCCCAAGTTAGTCGTCCTTGGTTCTATCAACATGGACTTGGTCGTCCGCTGCACCGCGATTCCCACCCCGGGGCAAACCGTCATGGCGAGTTCGTCGAACGAGTTTTGCGGTGGCAAAGGGGCCAATCAAGCAGTCGCGGCATCGATGGTCAATGCGCAGGTCGATATGATCGGCTGCGTTGGCAGCGACGCTTTTGCGGACCGGCTGATTGAAAACCTGCGTCAGCACCGCGTCGGTACTGAACACATTGAACGATCTGGTGAAGCCTCAAGCGGCTTGGCAGTGATTGCTGTCGATGATCGCGGTCAAAACTCGATTATGGTCGTGGCCGGTGCCAATGCTTGCATCACCCGCGATCAAGTTGAGAATGCACGCGCGCTGATTGCTAGTAGTGATGTGTTATTAGTACAGCTGGAAATTCCTATTGAGGCGGTACTCACAGGAATCCAGATCGCCAAGGAAGAGGGCGTTCGCGTGATTCTCGACCCCGCTCCTGCACTGACACATTGTCCTGCGGAGTTGTTTCAGGTCGACTTGATCTGCCCCAATGAGTCCGAGGCCGCTGCGATGGTAGGTCACGCCGTCGATACTTACGAAACCGCGATCTCAGCAGCTCACACGCTGCAATCGAGAGGAGCGTTGCATGTTGCGGTGACAATGGGTGACAAAGGGACGATATTGCTCACCGGAAGCGATCACCATGTCGTTCCCGCTTTCGACATCAATGCAGTGGACTCGACCGCAGCTGGCGACGCATTCGCGGGCGCTCTAGCGGTCCACTGGTCTGAGCACGGTTGTCTCGTTGACGCCGTACGATTTGCCAATGCAGCTGGCGCCCTCGCGGCCTCCCGCCGCGGTGCTCAATCGAGTATGGCGTCCTACCACGAAATTGAAACGCTTTGGAGAACGAAGAAATGA
- a CDS encoding sugar ABC transporter substrate-binding protein, with protein sequence MRAGLLILVLLCGCSARDTDRDASGHAGAGAGNNKPRVALIMKSLANEFFSTMADGATTHQREHAEQYDLVVNGIKDERDLSRQVELVQEMVASGVNAIVIAPADSKALIPALRRAMAAGIVVINIDNKLDEKMLKSEGLSIPFVGPDNRAGAQAVGDYLAGKLTPGDAVCILEGLQTSENGQQRKAGFETAMNEAGMKIVDSQSAEWEMSKANTIASSMLSEHPEIKAILAANDSMAMGAIAATKSVGRAGDVLIVGFDNIAAVQEAIRGGKILATADQHGDQLAVFGIEAALNSLSDAETELKNVETPVDLVTAESLANDSASEEL encoded by the coding sequence ATGAGAGCTGGTCTTTTGATATTGGTACTGCTATGTGGTTGCAGTGCTCGGGATACCGATCGAGATGCCTCCGGTCACGCGGGTGCAGGTGCTGGAAACAATAAGCCTCGCGTCGCCCTGATTATGAAATCGTTGGCGAATGAGTTTTTCTCAACCATGGCTGATGGCGCGACCACCCACCAACGTGAACACGCCGAACAGTATGACCTTGTCGTCAATGGCATCAAGGACGAACGTGACTTGAGTCGCCAGGTGGAGTTGGTACAAGAGATGGTCGCAAGTGGAGTGAATGCAATCGTGATCGCGCCAGCGGATTCGAAGGCACTGATTCCAGCACTCCGACGCGCAATGGCCGCCGGAATCGTGGTCATCAACATTGATAATAAGCTGGATGAGAAGATGCTTAAGAGCGAGGGGCTGAGTATCCCTTTCGTCGGACCAGATAATCGAGCGGGCGCCCAAGCAGTCGGCGACTATTTGGCTGGAAAGTTAACACCCGGGGACGCGGTCTGCATTTTGGAAGGACTGCAAACCTCCGAAAACGGTCAGCAGCGTAAGGCGGGGTTCGAAACCGCGATGAACGAAGCGGGCATGAAGATTGTCGATAGCCAGTCCGCAGAGTGGGAGATGAGCAAAGCGAACACGATCGCCTCATCCATGTTGAGTGAGCACCCTGAAATCAAAGCAATCCTCGCTGCCAACGATAGCATGGCAATGGGAGCGATCGCGGCTACCAAGAGTGTCGGTCGGGCAGGTGACGTGTTGATCGTCGGCTTCGATAACATCGCGGCTGTCCAAGAGGCGATCCGTGGTGGGAAGATACTGGCGACGGCAGACCAACACGGTGATCAGCTGGCTGTCTTTGGCATCGAAGCGGCACTGAACTCACTGTCCGATGCTGAGACCGAGCTGAAGAATGTTGAGACACCCGTTGACTTAGTGACAGCAGAGTCGCTCGCGAATGATTCCGCGTCCGAGGAGCTCTAA
- a CDS encoding sugar ABC transporter ATP-binding protein, translating into MDPPPPLLVVDRLIKRYGAVTVLDDVHLGIAAGEIHALLGANGAGKSTLCKIISGLTAASGGAMQFDGLEYVPRDKQAAETRGIQIVQQELNLIGSLSVAENLLLTRMPIRYGFINRRSLHHQARVALDRLGLSDIDTHAKVDSLGVGHQQMVEIAAALDQQCRLLILDEPTAALSGRETDRLFEHLHKLRDRGVAVIYISHRLQEVSRLADRVTFLRDGKVVCTRHTSTLSTPEMVELMSGDDSVSHLSNFRSYATERTALRVVDLIRDNVVKKVSFSVHDGERLGIAGLVGSGRTELLRAIFGADPCTSGEVYLRDQTQPCQFRHPADAVRAGIAMVTEDRKQNGLLLPQAIRVNASLVVHGQSERCGGSCMMEAPAGQAMTDRDVVRPHSLRRRLSRFGWICKAREQTAAKQTVEQLEIRCASIEQSVGTLSGGNQQKVAVSKWLMQDANVFFFDEPTRGIDVAARQRVYHLMESLAEASKAIVIVSSDLEELLETCDRIVVMSAGNLVAEFLRENWSRDAIMQAAFSGYLTSETA; encoded by the coding sequence ATGGATCCACCACCACCTCTGCTCGTTGTCGATCGGCTCATCAAACGGTATGGGGCCGTGACGGTATTGGACGACGTGCACCTTGGAATCGCCGCTGGTGAAATTCACGCGCTGCTGGGAGCCAATGGTGCTGGAAAGAGCACGCTCTGTAAAATTATCTCCGGGCTAACTGCAGCATCCGGCGGGGCGATGCAGTTCGATGGCCTGGAGTATGTTCCCCGGGACAAGCAGGCCGCCGAAACGCGTGGAATCCAAATTGTACAGCAGGAATTGAACCTGATTGGATCGTTATCGGTTGCCGAGAATTTACTGCTGACCAGAATGCCGATCCGCTATGGATTCATCAATCGCCGTTCATTACATCACCAGGCTCGCGTGGCGTTAGACCGTCTCGGTCTGTCGGACATTGATACTCATGCCAAGGTTGACTCGCTAGGAGTTGGCCACCAACAGATGGTGGAAATTGCTGCGGCTCTGGATCAACAGTGCCGATTGTTGATTCTCGACGAGCCAACCGCTGCACTTAGCGGTCGAGAGACAGATCGATTGTTTGAGCACCTCCACAAACTCAGGGACCGAGGTGTCGCCGTTATCTACATCAGCCATCGATTGCAGGAGGTTTCGCGGCTTGCCGATCGCGTCACATTCCTACGAGATGGCAAGGTGGTCTGCACCCGTCACACGTCGACGCTCAGCACTCCGGAAATGGTCGAATTGATGAGTGGCGATGATAGCGTCTCTCATCTGAGCAACTTCCGTTCTTACGCGACCGAGCGCACTGCGCTGCGGGTCGTTGACTTAATCCGCGACAACGTCGTCAAGAAAGTTAGCTTCTCCGTTCACGATGGCGAGCGATTGGGGATTGCTGGGCTGGTCGGTTCGGGTAGAACCGAGCTGTTGAGAGCAATTTTTGGTGCCGATCCTTGCACCTCCGGCGAAGTTTATTTACGAGATCAAACTCAGCCCTGTCAGTTCCGGCATCCCGCCGACGCGGTGAGGGCAGGCATCGCGATGGTCACCGAGGATCGCAAGCAAAACGGCCTCCTCTTGCCTCAAGCCATTCGGGTCAATGCTTCTCTCGTTGTCCACGGGCAATCTGAGCGCTGCGGTGGTAGCTGCATGATGGAGGCCCCCGCGGGCCAGGCAATGACTGATCGGGATGTCGTCAGGCCGCATTCCCTACGGAGAAGGCTCAGTCGTTTTGGATGGATTTGCAAGGCCCGTGAGCAGACCGCCGCAAAGCAGACCGTGGAGCAGTTGGAAATCCGATGTGCATCCATCGAGCAATCGGTCGGCACGCTGAGTGGCGGGAACCAACAGAAGGTCGCGGTGTCGAAGTGGCTGATGCAGGACGCGAATGTTTTTTTCTTCGATGAACCTACTCGGGGAATCGATGTTGCCGCGCGACAACGTGTTTACCACCTGATGGAATCATTGGCGGAGGCTAGCAAAGCGATTGTGATCGTGAGCAGTGACCTCGAAGAACTTCTCGAGACGTGTGACCGGATTGTAGTGATGTCCGCCGGCAATTTGGTCGCGGAGTTTTTACGTGAGAATTGGTCGCGTGACGCGATCATGCAAGCAGCGTTTTCGGGATATCTAACAAGCGAGACAGCATGA
- a CDS encoding ABC transporter permease has translation MKTTMLQYGGLVGVLVILIVFFSLQSQSFFQPSTAILIANQIPELTLIAVGMTLVLVIGQIDLSVGSVMALSAAVLGTLMSNHDWPLWAAIPACLVTGGVCGLLTGTISVWFRVPSFIVSLGMLEIARGATRRILDSNTLSIGRDIAVVSEPIDSLRLSPIFLVALISVVAAQLLLTQTVFGRFCVAIGTNEEAVRMSGIRTKPYAIGVFVISGVLCALAGLAPTSLMEAADPGAGIGIELAAIAACVIGGTSLMGGRGNAISTLLGVLIIAVLQTGLSRMSVDDENKQIVTGTVIIAAVLLDTLRQNWNRGRQ, from the coding sequence ATGAAAACCACAATGCTTCAGTACGGCGGATTGGTCGGGGTGCTCGTCATCCTCATCGTGTTCTTCAGCCTCCAAAGTCAAAGTTTCTTTCAGCCCAGCACGGCGATCCTGATCGCGAATCAGATTCCTGAATTGACATTGATTGCGGTCGGTATGACGTTGGTGTTGGTGATTGGACAGATCGACCTCTCGGTTGGGTCAGTGATGGCGTTGTCGGCGGCGGTGTTGGGCACACTGATGTCCAATCACGACTGGCCTCTGTGGGCTGCCATTCCCGCATGCCTGGTGACTGGTGGCGTTTGCGGATTGTTAACAGGAACGATTTCAGTTTGGTTTCGCGTCCCCTCGTTTATCGTTTCGCTGGGGATGCTGGAGATTGCCAGGGGGGCGACGCGGCGAATCTTAGACTCAAACACTCTTTCAATTGGGCGTGACATTGCTGTTGTCAGCGAACCGATTGACTCGCTGCGATTGTCACCCATTTTCCTGGTTGCGTTGATCAGCGTAGTCGCGGCACAGCTGCTACTCACTCAAACGGTTTTTGGACGCTTTTGTGTCGCGATCGGAACCAATGAAGAGGCGGTGCGGATGTCGGGGATTCGCACCAAGCCTTACGCGATCGGAGTATTTGTGATCAGTGGGGTGCTGTGTGCTCTGGCGGGACTGGCGCCCACTTCGTTGATGGAGGCTGCGGATCCAGGTGCAGGAATTGGGATCGAATTGGCTGCCATCGCCGCGTGCGTGATCGGCGGCACGAGCTTGATGGGAGGCCGCGGAAACGCGATTAGCACTCTGTTAGGTGTCTTGATTATCGCAGTCCTGCAAACAGGACTCAGCCGCATGTCGGTTGATGATGAAAATAAACAAATCGTAACAGGCACGGTGATTATCGCTGCGGTTCTACTCGATACGCTACGACAAAACTGGAACAGAGGTCGTCAATAG
- a CDS encoding U32 family peptidase: MEPIRENRPAITPPELLSPAGSWDCADAAVENGADAIYFGVDRGFNARSRAANFGLGDLPALMHMLRRRGVRGYVTLNTLVFPSEMQSLIEVVAAIAEAGVDAVLVQDFGVARIVRAICSELEIHASTQMSLTSAETIAVAADLGLTRVVLARELSIAEISKIRAATSMPLEAFIHGALCVAYSGQCLTSESLGGRSANRGQCAQACRLPYDLVCDGEDQNLGDVRYLLSPQDLAGYAAIPDMIAAGVNSLKIEGRLKTPEYVANITGHYRRAIDQAVAQGVVHMSAQDRQEMELSFSRGFAPGWLEGNDHKRLVPGVRAAKQGIVLGQVADIRGDEIRLTLAADVSLGDGLAIASQPPTSRDDAYAGSGFADNHQGGRIYSLALHHRRQKSAASKGANEKLKTAVAGSDVWIGFARDSIDFLRIEDDAIVFKNDDPKLNKKLAATFGGKPRRTRPIDFRVEAKVGEPLRMTGFVPASPHDEDSEPIHVEVISDSPLEPARKHAITREVLIDKLGRLGGTVFHLGRLDAEISGAPIVPLAMINSARREVVEQLGKKLEECPVRHVDVQRGQSLIRGMRDDAKRAGDVAPKLAVLCRTLQQLETAVGMGVDNVIADFHDVRIHRDAVRIGRAAGVSTWIASIRMQKPGEMGLIRQILKYEPDGVLARNLAAIDAAVTARIPTVADFSLNVANHRAAEWLIGRGVQRVTASYDLNADQLDSLIAATPGSWIEVVMHQHMPMFHMEHCVFCSVLSPGTNKTNCGRPCDRHVVQLRDRVGKMHVLQADIACRNTLFNATPQSAADVVGSLINRQIGWFRVELLDESAAQAEKMVRLYRQLLDGQVSGPDVWRTLAADNRVGVTRGTLEAKRNPLAIL; this comes from the coding sequence ATGGAACCTATTCGCGAAAACCGGCCTGCTATCACCCCTCCCGAACTATTGTCTCCAGCGGGCAGCTGGGACTGCGCCGATGCCGCTGTCGAAAACGGTGCTGATGCAATTTATTTCGGTGTCGACCGGGGCTTCAATGCCCGTTCGCGGGCAGCAAATTTTGGTTTGGGTGATTTGCCCGCATTGATGCACATGCTTCGCCGCCGGGGGGTGCGTGGATATGTCACTCTCAACACACTCGTTTTTCCTAGCGAGATGCAGTCGCTCATCGAAGTCGTCGCGGCGATCGCTGAGGCCGGGGTGGATGCGGTTCTCGTACAGGATTTCGGCGTGGCTCGAATCGTCCGTGCGATCTGCAGCGAGTTGGAAATTCACGCATCGACGCAGATGAGCTTAACCTCGGCGGAAACAATCGCCGTTGCAGCAGATCTCGGACTGACACGAGTTGTCCTCGCGCGGGAGTTGTCGATCGCGGAAATCAGCAAAATCCGCGCGGCGACGTCCATGCCGCTGGAGGCCTTCATCCATGGTGCTTTGTGCGTGGCATATTCTGGCCAATGCTTGACGAGTGAATCTCTCGGCGGGAGGAGTGCGAACCGGGGGCAGTGTGCCCAAGCCTGCCGACTGCCCTATGACCTGGTGTGTGATGGCGAGGATCAGAACCTCGGCGACGTTAGGTACTTGCTCTCGCCGCAGGATTTGGCGGGCTACGCAGCGATTCCCGATATGATTGCCGCCGGGGTGAATAGCTTGAAAATTGAGGGGCGTTTGAAGACCCCGGAATACGTTGCCAATATCACAGGGCACTACCGCCGTGCGATCGACCAAGCCGTCGCTCAAGGTGTCGTACACATGAGTGCGCAGGATCGGCAGGAAATGGAATTGTCCTTTTCGCGTGGTTTTGCCCCGGGCTGGCTGGAGGGCAACGACCACAAGCGGCTCGTGCCGGGAGTGCGAGCAGCTAAGCAGGGGATCGTACTCGGCCAAGTCGCGGATATTCGCGGAGACGAAATCCGTTTGACTCTTGCCGCCGATGTTTCCCTCGGTGATGGACTCGCAATCGCTTCGCAACCACCAACATCCCGTGATGATGCGTATGCCGGCAGCGGTTTTGCCGACAATCATCAGGGCGGGCGGATTTACTCGCTGGCACTCCACCATCGTCGGCAGAAATCTGCTGCTAGCAAGGGGGCGAACGAGAAGCTGAAGACTGCGGTGGCGGGAAGTGATGTGTGGATCGGTTTTGCACGCGACTCCATCGATTTCCTCCGCATTGAAGACGATGCAATCGTGTTCAAGAACGACGACCCCAAACTTAACAAGAAGCTGGCGGCAACGTTCGGTGGAAAGCCTCGACGCACTCGCCCCATTGATTTTCGCGTCGAGGCGAAAGTGGGCGAACCGCTGCGAATGACAGGATTTGTACCCGCGAGTCCGCATGACGAAGACAGCGAGCCCATTCACGTCGAAGTGATCTCTGACTCACCTCTCGAACCCGCGCGCAAGCATGCGATTACGCGCGAGGTGCTTATCGACAAACTCGGCAGACTTGGCGGAACGGTGTTTCATCTTGGTCGGTTGGACGCCGAGATCTCAGGCGCCCCCATCGTTCCGCTTGCGATGATCAACTCGGCTCGGCGGGAAGTCGTGGAGCAACTTGGGAAAAAGCTTGAAGAATGCCCCGTTCGCCACGTCGACGTGCAGCGAGGGCAATCGTTGATCCGGGGTATGCGAGATGATGCGAAGAGAGCGGGCGATGTCGCACCCAAACTAGCGGTACTTTGCCGAACCCTGCAACAACTCGAAACGGCGGTTGGGATGGGAGTTGATAACGTGATCGCGGACTTCCACGACGTCCGAATTCATCGTGATGCCGTGCGCATCGGTCGGGCGGCTGGTGTGTCGACCTGGATTGCCTCGATTCGAATGCAGAAACCTGGCGAGATGGGCCTGATCCGACAGATTCTGAAATATGAGCCTGACGGTGTTTTGGCGAGAAATCTAGCCGCCATCGACGCCGCCGTCACGGCACGTATTCCAACGGTGGCTGATTTCTCCCTCAATGTTGCCAACCATCGTGCGGCGGAATGGTTGATCGGGCGAGGAGTTCAGCGAGTTACCGCATCCTACGATCTCAATGCAGATCAACTCGACAGCCTCATCGCCGCGACGCCCGGCAGTTGGATCGAAGTGGTCATGCACCAACACATGCCCATGTTTCATATGGAGCACTGTGTGTTCTGCAGTGTGTTATCGCCAGGAACCAATAAAACCAATTGCGGTCGTCCCTGCGATCGACACGTGGTGCAGTTGCGGGATCGCGTTGGCAAGATGCATGTCTTGCAAGCCGATATCGCATGTCGCAACACACTCTTCAACGCCACTCCTCAAAGCGCTGCTGATGTTGTCGGATCATTGATCAACCGCCAAATCGGTTGGTTTCGAGTGGAACTGCTCGATGAGTCGGCAGCTCAAGCTGAGAAAATGGTGCGATTATATCGTCAATTACTCGACGGTCAGGTCAGCGGCCCTGACGTATGGCGAACTTTGGCAGCCGACAATCGCGTGGGCGTCACCCGAGGAACCTTGGAAGCGAAACGGAATCCGCTCGCAATACTGTGA
- a CDS encoding DUF1559 domain-containing protein — MAQLDAFQRPIRIRRVHSGFTIFELLVAVAIIGILAALLLPAIGAARESARRIQCVSHLREVGLALHNHHHAMQRLPTGWRFDPSNRSATGWAVALLPYLGQTALADRVDVNKTVDDPVHAMARETTLDVLLCPSDIAEPNFRLFAESEFGGDEGLADRWSGAEPEMLVQLPTANYVGMFGTIEADDSIPAPLGDGSFLENRSTQFRDFQRGLSNTIVVGERTMKQVPSTWLGVSLRGEDAAARLVGSALEGINNPLADEADFSSRHPDGANFLWGDGHVSFVTRHVDLDQYHRWARIRLDPNNR; from the coding sequence ATGGCCCAGCTTGACGCATTTCAACGACCGATTCGCATTCGCCGCGTCCACAGCGGTTTCACGATTTTCGAGTTGCTCGTTGCGGTTGCAATCATCGGCATCTTGGCGGCGTTGCTGTTGCCGGCGATAGGTGCTGCTCGTGAATCAGCGCGGCGGATTCAGTGTGTAAGCCACCTTCGTGAAGTCGGTTTGGCGTTGCACAACCATCATCATGCGATGCAGCGATTGCCCACAGGATGGAGATTTGACCCATCGAATCGCTCTGCCACTGGATGGGCGGTCGCATTGCTGCCTTATCTGGGGCAAACTGCGCTTGCTGACCGGGTTGATGTAAACAAAACGGTTGACGACCCGGTACATGCGATGGCCCGCGAGACGACACTGGATGTCTTGCTCTGCCCCTCCGATATCGCCGAGCCCAACTTTCGTTTGTTTGCCGAAAGTGAGTTCGGGGGCGATGAGGGGTTGGCTGATCGATGGAGCGGGGCTGAGCCCGAGATGCTGGTGCAGCTTCCGACAGCCAATTACGTTGGGATGTTTGGAACGATCGAAGCGGATGATTCCATCCCGGCTCCGCTGGGCGACGGCAGTTTTCTAGAGAATCGCTCGACCCAATTTCGCGATTTCCAGCGTGGCCTGTCCAACACGATCGTGGTGGGCGAGCGAACGATGAAACAAGTACCTTCGACATGGTTGGGTGTGAGCCTACGAGGTGAGGATGCGGCAGCCCGGCTTGTGGGTTCGGCGCTTGAGGGAATTAACAATCCTCTGGCTGATGAGGCAGATTTTTCCAGCCGACATCCCGATGGTGCCAACTTTCTCTGGGGCGACGGTCACGTCAGTTTCGTAACGCGACACGTTGATTTAGACCAATACCATCGCTGGGCGCGGATACGCCTGGATCCCAACAATCGATAA
- a CDS encoding BlaI/MecI/CopY family transcriptional regulator produces MPRALKQHMELTKCEAEVMDVVWAKECVTVHDVVDAVDRELAYTTVMTTMKILEGKQFLLRGEKRGRAFTYTPRVSREQVRAGMLKSLMDQLFGGSARSLVLSLVQSSAVSPEDIEAVKKAAAELGDA; encoded by the coding sequence ATGCCACGCGCATTGAAACAGCACATGGAATTAACGAAATGCGAAGCCGAAGTCATGGACGTCGTGTGGGCGAAGGAATGCGTCACAGTCCACGACGTTGTGGATGCCGTCGACCGTGAATTGGCGTACACGACGGTGATGACGACAATGAAAATACTCGAAGGGAAACAGTTCCTGCTTCGCGGCGAGAAACGAGGTCGAGCGTTCACGTACACCCCGAGAGTATCACGAGAGCAGGTGCGAGCAGGGATGCTGAAGTCCCTGATGGATCAGCTATTTGGCGGCTCGGCCCGATCACTCGTATTGAGCCTTGTCCAGTCATCCGCTGTCTCGCCGGAAGACATTGAAGCGGTCAAGAAAGCTGCAGCCGAACTAGGAGACGCCTAA
- a CDS encoding M56 family metallopeptidase, with translation MDSMQSLEVASSLSMQLAVVVTATIVLQHWLGDARAACRLWTLCFVGVLGLIGAALLLPHRRIFDFPISGDAQVMLLVFRCQTAIATTLLMIWATGVFVLITRRLWLSFQLSQFLSDQCVELDVAVWRGRFGLDFARRTRLLVSDKVHGPFCWQLHRPTIVLPRELLSEDEATLRHVLLHEVSHLQTSHPMQHFLQGVCSIIFWFHPAMWFAARDADLTREFLCDEVAATASGKISAYLRTLAKVAEYSGSKPDVEVPRGTLAFGNQKSALLKRSDRLVRLAGHADQPHRWRGLAATTGLLLLIVVVQQLWLPTNVLASSRSQWSPWPTWSANLCHDAFGICVRDYESFEARSQLHEWISQCDS, from the coding sequence ATGGACTCGATGCAGAGTCTGGAGGTTGCCAGTTCCCTGTCCATGCAGCTCGCGGTGGTCGTAACGGCGACGATTGTATTGCAACATTGGCTTGGCGATGCCCGAGCAGCATGCCGACTTTGGACGCTGTGCTTCGTGGGTGTGCTGGGACTCATTGGCGCTGCCTTGCTATTGCCGCACCGGCGCATATTTGACTTTCCAATTTCCGGTGACGCACAAGTCATGCTATTGGTCTTCCGTTGCCAAACCGCCATTGCAACCACCCTGTTGATGATTTGGGCAACAGGCGTTTTTGTGCTGATAACTCGGCGACTTTGGCTCAGTTTCCAACTGAGTCAGTTTCTCTCCGACCAATGCGTGGAACTAGATGTTGCAGTGTGGCGAGGTCGCTTTGGCTTGGATTTCGCACGACGTACGCGTCTGCTCGTTTCGGACAAAGTTCACGGCCCGTTCTGCTGGCAACTGCACCGCCCCACCATTGTCCTGCCCCGAGAGTTGCTCTCGGAGGATGAGGCAACGCTGCGACACGTGCTCCTGCATGAAGTATCGCACTTGCAAACCAGCCATCCAATGCAGCATTTTCTCCAAGGCGTCTGCTCCATTATTTTCTGGTTTCATCCTGCGATGTGGTTCGCCGCAAGGGACGCGGACTTGACCCGCGAGTTCCTCTGTGACGAGGTAGCCGCGACCGCGTCGGGCAAGATCAGTGCTTATCTGCGAACTCTGGCAAAGGTCGCCGAGTACAGCGGAAGCAAGCCCGATGTGGAGGTGCCCCGTGGCACCTTAGCGTTTGGAAACCAAAAGAGTGCCCTGCTGAAACGCAGCGATCGCTTGGTTCGTTTAGCCGGTCACGCTGACCAACCCCATCGATGGCGCGGCCTGGCGGCCACCACGGGATTGCTACTGCTAATTGTCGTGGTCCAGCAGCTTTGGCTGCCGACCAATGTACTCGCATCAAGTCGCAGTCAGTGGTCGCCCTGGCCGACTTGGTCAGCGAACCTATGCCACGATGCATTCGGCATTTGCGTCCGCGATTACGAGTCATTCGAAGCACGCTCGCAACTCCATGAATGGATTTCGCAGTGCGATTCATGA